The following nucleotide sequence is from Ailuropoda melanoleuca isolate Jingjing chromosome 12, ASM200744v2, whole genome shotgun sequence.
GTATTCGGGTCATTTCCccattttggctattgtacataatgctgtgAACATCTGTGTTCAAGTTTTTGCATGGGCatatgtttggggtttttttttaagattttatttttttaggggcgcctgggtggcacagcggttaagtgtctgccttcggctcagggcgtgatcctagagttctgggatcgagccccacatcaggcttctccgctatgagcctgcttcttcccctcccactccccctgcttgtgttccctctctcgctggctgtctctatctctgtcgaataaataaacaaaaaataataataataaatagacccttgtttctttaaaaaaaaagattttatttttttaaaggatttatttttattttttcttaaagattgtatttatttatttgagagagaaagcacaggggtgtggggggcagagggagagggagaagcagattccctcccgctgagcagggagtccaaggcggggctcaatcccaggaccctgggaccatgacctgagcctaaagcagacgcctaaccaactgagccactcagtcgctcccaaagattttattttctaaaagtaatctctacacccaatgcggggctcaaactcacaaccctgagaccaagagtcgtgTGTtctaccaactgggccagccCGGCGCCCCAGACATATGCTTTCACATCTTGGGCATATACCTAAAAGTGGCATTTCTGGATCCTATGGTTATCCTTTTGAGAAATGAGGTACACCTCTGGACTTTGTTTTGTAAGACAGAAATGTTAGACCCACTGATCAACCCTTCGGTTCATGGAAGGACCCTTCAGCAGGGGTGTCACAGAAGGTACAGGTTAGGCCCCTTTCAGATCTCATTCCTATATTTGCTCATGAATTCATGTCCTATTATCCAAGGTCTCCCACGGGTTTGATCTAGAGATCCAGAGGCTGTAGAATCAGAGGCAAGTTTGCTAAGCCCCTAGGTTCGAGAAGGTCCTCCACCCTTACTTCCCCTGATCCCATGTGGTCAGCAGAACTCTAAAATGACCAATATTCCCACGCACCCCCCGGCGTACATACCCTGTAGAATTGCCTCCCCTTGGGTATGGGCAAGCTTGTAATAGGGTGAGGTGTCATTCTCACGAGTAGATTACATTATATGGCAAGGTGAAGGGATTTTGCACATGTAATTACGGTCCCTAATCAACTGACTTGTAGTTAATCAAAGGGGAAGTGATCCTGGGTGGGCCTTACCTAATCAGGTGATCTCTTTGCAAAGGGTCCAGAAGTGGCAGAGATTCAGACCAAGCGATTCTCCTGCTGTCCCGTTACAGAGAGGGCCACGTGGTGAAGAGCTGAGGATGCCATCTGCTAGCAAGAACGAGGGAACAACATCAGCCCTGCAATCCCAGGGAAGTGATCTCTATCTCCTGAGCGAGGTTGGGGATGAGCCTCTCCCTTATCGAACTTCCAGATGAGGATGCGGCCAGCCGGCATCCTGATCGCAGCCGTGGGAAACCCCGAGCAGAGGACGCCGTGCACTGTACTGGCTTCCTGAGCCAAGGAGGGTATGAGGTAATAAACACATGTTGCTTGAAGCCACGCCATTTGTGGTCACTTGTTACGTGGCAGCCCGTAACTAAGAGACTCTGTAAGTCTCATTGCACCGTGAAGGTGCCTTATTGCCCCCTCTCcgtatcttcctctccctcactcccacaACCAGGCAGTCCCCGTGTGcgggcccctctccctcctggacCCCTCTCCTATCcatccccttctctctgtcctgctctTGTCTGGACTGCCCCACCAGCCGATGCCCCCAGTCTCCCTCCAGCCTGATTTTTACTCGGTCCCTAAAGACTCTCTAACACTCAGAGCAGAActtttccctcctctgctcaaaattctCCTATGGCTCCCTATTGCCCTCAGGAGAAAATAGAAGCTCTTCACCCATGTCCTTCGTCAAGAACGCCAGTCTTGTCTTACGCCATCCCCATGGTGGCCTTCCACAGACTGGAGTGGTTTCCCCACTCTGCTCAGTTCCTTCACACTCCTGAGGTTCCTGAGTGTGGCCCCCTTGCCTGGAAGCCCCTTCCACCTCTTCCACCTCTTGGAATCTTCTTCCATCTCCCACCTGAAGTCTGCACGGAAATgctccttcctctgggaagccttccctgaccccccaAGGCTGCATCAGAGGATACAGCTGCCCTTCCCCTATGCCCTGTTGTGCCCCTGTTAGGGCAGGGTGACTACCCTGCATTGTGACTGGCCTGTCCATCTGTCCCCCCCAGCAGAGTGGGGGCTGCTCGAGACAGACATAGGGCTGGTTCACTTTGCTATCCCCCAGTGCCCCGTTTTGGTAAATAGGAAGCCTCGGTCCGCAAGTGCTGAACGGATGGACGGAGAGATGGACGGAGGAAGGAGTGGAAGACAAGGGATACATAGTCTAGGGTCCTCTGGCGGCCAATTACAGCCTCCCATCCCTGCCCAACCCCTCTCCCGCCTCATATCCTGAGTGTGCGTTCTCCCAGGTGCTTGAGTGTATCTCGTCAACAACAGCTGGGGCCTTTGTGTTTTCTCAAGAGGAACAGAGTGGTGGTGGCGTGTTTTCCcgctgtaccaggaagagaagatCAGCGTTTCTAAAATGTCCTCATTTAGGGTGAAGTGGAAATATTCCAGCGCTGAGGAATCAGGtggcctgggttccagtccttGCTTTTCCTTGCCTCCCAAGGGACCCCAGAACCTAACTCTCGTGCTCTGGGCACTTTGTCCTCTTGTCTGTAGAGGGGATGCGGAGGGGGTGTGGGTAGTGATCTCGCTCCGGATGGGATGTCCGGGGACTATGATTCAAAGTCACACATCCGAGGAATTCTGGCAGGGTTTTGGGGATGTCTGTGGAGCTCTGAAAATTGTCTGTGAAATTTTGTGAATGTGGGTACTCTTTTCTGGAGGTCGATAGCTTTTATCCTGTTCTTGAAGGGACCCCCTAATCTCCATATGAGTTCAGACTCACTGCCTATTGACAGATTTAACAAAATCTCATATGGgtcagtaaaaattaaaaaaaaaaaaaaaaaggcaagggaaagcaCGAGGATGCATAGCTATCCTCCAGGGCAGATTTCCTCAAGCTGAGCACATCTTGGACCGATCATGCTTTCTAGTGGGCGTCACCCTGGCTTCAGGGCTTTCAGTAGCATCCCTTATCCTCTACCCACCAAAGGCCaacagcaccccctccccaacgGTGACACCCAGAAATGTCGCCCCCAGGGGCATAACCAGAAGTGATAGCAATCATTCCCTCTGGGAAATGAGGCTGGGGTTGGCATCAGTGAGAAGATGAAAGGCACTTCTTTCTTTCGGTCCTTCTCTGCTGcttaaatttgaaattcatgaCTAGGTATTaaacttataataaaaatgagtttgtTGCTAAAATAAGTTACCTCCATTCAAgggacacatacacacagctgTGGAAAGAAATGAGGTATTCGCCTCCATGACAAACAACAGCAATGCTTAGCACGTTTGGTCTCGGGACCCCTCTATATGCTTAAAAATTGCAGGGGACCCCAAAAGCATTTGTTTCTGTGAGCTGTGTCTATTGACATGTAACATATTCAAAATTCGAACAGAAGAGACATAACAATCTGTATTAACTTCAGTAAAATCATCAACTCACTAAATGTTTACATAGACAACttattttagtgaaaaataattgtattttcccAAACATAGTGGTGTTGGCTTATATTTTTGAGAATCTACTCGATGTTTGGACTACTGGAAGGAAGtgggattctcatatctgcttctgcattcactCTATTGTGGTCCCACCCGTTGTGAAGCCACAGAAAGACTCTGGACCCTACACACTCATGAGAGACtaaaagtgaaaaaggcaaacCATATCTTAGGATTCTTGTCAAAGTGGTTTTGACCTCGTGGACCCCGTCACCAGGTCTCAGGGAtgccccagggtcccagggccaCACTTGGAGGACCACTAACATATGTGGTATTATTCTGTGAATTAACTGACTGGATAACACAGTATAAGAATGACGATAGAtggggtacctggttggctcagtccatACAGCGtgcaactctcaatctcagggtcttgagttcaagccggagccttcttaaaacaaacaaaacaatgacagGTCAAGAGAAGGAACTAGGCGGCTTCAGGGTACTCGGAGGCATACAGCTTAGTGGTTAAGTGTGGTCAGTTCAGGAGACCCCCCAGGATTCGACTCTTAGCTTGACCACTTACGAGCTGTGTGACCAGGAAAAGGTTAATTTACCTCTCTGCACCTCCAGGATctcctttataaaatggggatgaaaagaaaagcacCAGCTTCCCTGGGTTATTGAATGCGAAGTGGCTGGCACATAGGAAGCAGTCGATAAATTATGCAATTAATTTATGCAAACTGTCGTTATTAAGCATCCTTGAAAAACAATAAGGTAGAGTTATATAACTGACACTAAACACTGTCATAAAACGTGGCCATGTGCAATTGTGTGTATACGATGATAAATGCTGTGTCTGATAAACGTGCATGAGCTACATACTCTCCTGTGTGTGGATTGAAACACGTGTGTATATACTTCGGTATGCAAATAGGTTTTGAAATTGCATGTGGCATGATGATAATACCTCAGGGCAAGGGGGACTTCTGGATGTCAAGAGGTCAGAAGTAAGACTGACttttcacagcattttttttaaagataaacaaatctttaagatcccattccattttcaaaatgtaaaaagacaaaacaacaaccaaaaaaaaaaaaaaaaaaaccttggttcttttttaaaaagaacataaactTTAGGGAATGAGGTTGTTAAGTTCTGGACAAAATGAGCAAATGTCCAGCAAAGGTCCAGCACTTGCACCCAAACAGCCCTTTCTGCAGGCAAGACAGACAGCACCAATTGATCAGAAAGACAGACAGCACCAATCAACCCAATCAACGGGGATATCCTTTTCCACTGAACAGATACATATTCAAAATCCTTCCCAACACCATGCTCCAGGCAGCCAGTAGGAATCCATTCGTCTTGACAAAGAAGCTGGAACACCTTTGCCATCCCACATCTCAACCATGATCTCCAGAAATTCCTGAAACCATTGGAAATGACTCAGAATATTTCCCTCACGGAGTCTGCCAACCTGCCCCCACCACTCTCCCTGTGCCAGAGGGATTTGGAGTCCTTGTAGCCCATCCCCCCTCCttcttacagaaaaagaaactgaagccccAGAGATTAAAAGACTTCTCAAGGTCACAGGATGAGTTTGCATCAAAGTCATGGTAGTGAAATAGAGTGGCTTGAGAGAGGAGGTTCTGGGATCAGACAGGAAATTCTCCTCTGGATCTTACCAGCGGGGTGATCTTATCTCCCTGAGTGCTGGTTTCTTCATCTACTGAAGGGGCTGTTTGCAATGCCTAGTTCCCGGAGGTTTGGAAAAATCCAATGAGCGAACACATGGAAAGTGCTCAGCACGGTGTCGGACACCTAATAACAGTTTGGTGAGTGTGGTCGTGATTTGGGAGCTGTCCTGATTGCCCCCAAGAGCCTAAGTCCCAATAAGGCAAAGAGCCAAAGGGCTAGCGCTGCTTCCTTCCCAACACACTTCAAGAAGCAGCTGAACATTCAGGCTGTTTTCAGTCCCTCAGTGGAGTAGGTGAGATCACAGATCTTAGGGCCCACTTGGAAGCCTCTGATACGGGTCCGCGGGGAACACCTGAGATCACTTTCTGGAGGAAAGTGTGCATgtcttagtaggtgctcaataaacgcaGCAATGATTTCTCAACAGAGCTTTGGGAGAATCCGCTGCTccccagggagaggagaaggacgCTGAGGTTTTGGCACAGCTGAACCTACTTTCAGCTCTGCCTCTGTCACTTTGTGCCCGTGTGACCCTGGGTGAGTCATTTCACCTCCATGATCCTATCTGCAAAATGACTTCAGTAAATTCAACACGTGGGCCTGGGGAGAAAATCCAATGAAgcaataaatgtagaaggaaggCAAGCGATAGTGACAGTACTCTAAGTGGTCATGGTAACACCAagagttaatttttattgatcCTGACCGGGTGTCATTTGCTGTCCTACATGCTTTACACGGACTGAATTATAAAGTGCTGCTGTTAATAATTATGATGATTAAGCAACTTAACAAAGACCAGTCTAACCTTGTTCTGCAGGACTCGAGGCCCCCACTCTGGGGGCAGAGACCAGGACCCAGACCCTgtatccttccccacccccaccccaccccccNNNNNNNNNNNNNNNNNNNtccccctccccccaccccgggggcctTTCTGGTTCCGTGTACAACACTGTGCTACCTCGCCCCCTCTCCTCTAATAAGGGGGGAGGGCGAGTTTCTGGTGACCTTACCCCCAAATCTGTCCAAGGGGGCGGACGGACCCTTGAAAGAGGCCAGAGTTGGGGGGTCTGAGATGGGAAGGGGGACTTCAATGAGGGGGAGTGCCAGAAAATGGAAGACTTCGAGGTTTGGGGGGTTTCGACCCCCGctactgcctctccctcccccgacGGGGCCTCGAGGGGGAAGAGGCGGGCACAGGTGTGGAAATGGCACGGAGGAATTCCCTCCACCCTAGGGTCTCCATCCCTGTCGTGCGGCGTGCGTGGCTAGATGCACCTAGAGGCTTTGGATGAGCGGgtagaaaggaggaagggagacagagctggaagaagaggaagaaaaagaagccatGGGCAACTGAGAAAGCAAGGAGATCCTTCCGAAGGCGCCCCCTTAAAAGGCAGGTGACCTTCAGGAGGCCGAGAAGAGCCCAGCCGATGAGGAAGAACGAGGGCTCCGAGGGGAGCAGAGAACCGGGAGGGGGGACACCAGGTTAAGCACGCCCCgggctcctgctccccaccctacCTCGCAGCTGCGGGCGCAGCAAGAAGACCGCCCGCTGCACCCGCGGGCCCGGAAGGTCCGGAGATGAGATTGGGCGGGGAAAGACAGAAGTCGGGGCCGGGGCGAGAAGAGGACGGTTGGCATTCCTGGCGGCTGCCGAACCCGCTCTCCTGCCCAGCGCCCCTGCGGCGAGGCGGCCGGCTGTGGGGCTAGGGGTGGGTGGGCGCCTACCCCGCGAGCCACGGGCGCGCAGCGCGCGCAGCAGGGAAACCCGCGGCCCGgaaatgggaggggaggggcggggccagaGGAAAGGGGCGGGCCCCAGGGGAGAAGGGGCGGGGCCGTCTACGAGCGGATCGGACCGAGGAGGTCGTGAGGCCCCGAAGGGGGAGGAGCCCTTGGAAAGTAGGAGGGGCTAGGACGGAGGGGCGCGCCCACCGGGAAGAGGGCGGGGCTAAAGCGTGCGGAGCTTCCTCCCGAGGGAGGGAGCGGAGCTGTGGGGCCCAGAGACCTCCGAGAAGGAGGAATAGGagtaagaagaggaggaggagggagcgcCGAGGGGCGGGCCTCAGCAGGGCGAGGTGGAGATGTGCAGGTGGTCCGGGTACTTGATGGCGGGAGGGTAGTTCTGCGTCATCTGGATGGAGACGTCGCTGGAGATGTCGGAGGGGCTGCGGCCGCGGCGCCAAGCCTCGGGCTGCAGAAACTGGCCCGAGTAGTCGGAGCAGTCGCTGAGACGCGGACGGTAGAAGGCCGGGTGCGGACGGTACATCTCCTCCTCCGCGTAGCGCTTGGTGAACAAGTACACGGACATCACGCCAGCCCCCTGTGGCAACGCATGGTCAGGGTCCCAGAGGCTGGCCCTGAGCTCCCAAGGACCCCAAGACTCCAGACCTCCCAGCCCTTCCTCACTcagacccaggagcccaggcctccagcccctccccccaccaggacCCCACAAGCTGGGAGCTGCCAGGCTTCTCCTTCAGGACCAGGGGTGAGGCCCTCAGCCACCTCCCTTTTAAATCCAGAGTCTACACCCCcagtttcctcttcctcctggacCCAGGAAAGAGGCCCCCCCCAGACCCCTCTCCATCACGTCTGGGCCCCACAGACATCACCTCTTTGAGTAGGAAGGAGGAAGCAGCGAAGGCAAAAGACCACCCGTAGCGATAGTGGAAATACTGCTCAGAGCTGCTGGGCCTGTTCATGACCTCGTCATTGATGCTGGAAATGTAGAGAACCAAGCCCACCAccaaggagaggcctggggagcaGAGGGTGGCTTTGGTCCCTTAGCAGTGGATCCTTCTCCCCGGCCCCAGGCCCTCCCCCATCTCACTGccatcccctcccctttcctccctgctctgtcCTGAACTAAATTCCATTTTTTGAAGCCCCTTGTGTGCTGGGCCTAGGCTGGCTGCAGGGATCCCAGAGATGAATGAACTtcctctttcccccctcccctaaTCTCTCTTCCAGGTCCAGGAGTTCACAGCGCAATTGGGGAAGGCAAATATGGACATTGGTCAATAGTCACGTACACGGTGGTACAAGCAGTAAGGGAAGTAGCACAGAGTTCTGTGAGTCCAGAGGAGGCACCAACCCAcctaggggaggggcaggggaagtcaaggaaagcttcctggaagaagggcCTTTGTCCTAGTCCTAAAGGATGAGGCCCCGGGAGAAGAGTACACAGTTATACTGTGTACTGGGAACAGCAGGGCCAAAAGGCTGGAGAGGAAGCACCAAACTGATCCATCCGTATAGCCAAAACAGGGGCCACAGCCACAAAATACGAGgccagagaaaggggcagagacatGGCCATGATGGGCCTCAAATACCAAGCTGAGGAGCTTGGCATCAATGCTAAGGGCACTAGGGAGCCATGGAAGAAGGtctggagcagaggaaggacagggTCAGATCA
It contains:
- the CACNG7 gene encoding voltage-dependent calcium channel gamma-7 subunit isoform X1 is translated as MGHCSSRALTLLSSVFGACGLLLVGIAVSTDYWLYMEEGTVLPQNQTTEVKMALHAGLWRVCFFAGREKGRCVASEYFLEPEINLVTENTENILKTVRTATPFPMVSLFLVFTAFVISNIGHIRPQRTILAFVSGIFFILSGGWRDVRVLVHQALRGGGDVPSAPGLLPSASQRLLRLLGPVSAARGLAPRPQPLRHLQRRLHPDDAELPSRHQVPGPPAHLHLALLRPAPRRSLLLLFLLLFLLLGGLWAPQLRSLPREEAPHALAPPSSRWARPSVLAPPTFQGLLPLRGLTTSSVRSARRRPRPFSPGARPFPLAPPLPSHFRAAGFPAARAARPWLAG
- the CACNG7 gene encoding voltage-dependent calcium channel gamma-7 subunit isoform X2 gives rise to the protein MGHCSSRALTLLSSVFGACGLLLVGIAVSTDYWLYMEEGTVLPQNQTTEVKMALHAGLWRVCFFAGREKGRCVASEYFLEPEINLVTENTENILKTVRTATPFPMVSLFLVFTAFVISNIGHIRPQRTILAFVSGIFFILSALRGGGDVPSAPGLLPSASQRLLRLLGPVSAARGLAPRPQPLRHLQRRLHPDDAELPSRHQVPGPPAHLHLALLRPAPRRSLLLLFLLLFLLLGGLWAPQLRSLPREEAPHALAPPSSRWARPSVLAPPTFQGLLPLRGLTTSSVRSARRRPRPFSPGARPFPLAPPLPSHFRAAGFPAARAARPWLAG